GGGCGCTACGACGGCGTGCCGCGCTACTACGCGCAGGTGCGGGCGCTGATCGAGCAGTACGAGATGCTGCCGGACCGTTTCTGGTTCACCGGGCCGGTGCCCGACGAGGATCTGGCGGCGTTCTACCGCTGGTCGGACGTCTACGTGTCGCTGAGCGAGCACGAAGGCTTCTGCGTGCCGCTCGTCGAAGCGATGGCGGCGGACGTGCCGATCGTGGCCTACGCCGCCGGCGCGGTGCCGGAAACGCTCGGCGGGGCGGGCCTGCTGTTCGCCCCCAAGGATCTCGAGGTGGCCGCTGAACTGATCGGCAGCGTCGTATACGATCGCGAGGTCCGCGGCCGCGTGCTCGACGGGCAGCGCCGCCGTCTCGCGGATTTCGCGCCCGACACAATTCAGAACAGGCTGGTTGAGGTATTGGAGCAGCTGTGAGCGAGCGAAGCGAAGCGAACCGCGCGAGCCTCGGAAGAAGATGAAGATCGCGTTCATCGTGCAGCGCTACGGAACGGAGATCCTGGGCGGATCCGAATACCATTGCCGCCTGATCGCCGAGCGCCTCGCGCCGAAGCACCAGGTCGAAGTGCTGACCACGTGCGCGCAGGACTACATCACCTGGAAGAACGAGTATGCCGAAGGCACCGACCGCATCCGCGGCGTGACGGTGCGGCGGTTCGCCAACGCGCGGACCCGGGACATCGACGCCTTCAACCGCTACTCGGAATGGATCTTCACCTCCGCGCACACGCGCGACGACGAGATGGAGTGGCTGCGCCAGCAGGGGCCGTGGTGTCCGGCGCTGCAGGACTATCTGGAGCGCAACCATCAGCAGTACGACATCCTGATCTTCTTCACCTACCTGTACGCGCCGACGGTGCTCGGCGCCCGGGTCGCACCGCACAAGTCGATCCTGGTGCCGACGGCGCACGACGAGCCCGCGATCCATCTCGAGATCTACAAGGAGCTGTTCGCCGCCCCGGCCGGCGTCGCGTTCAATACCGATGTCGAGCGCCGCTTTCTGACGACGCACTTCTCGATGCGGGCGATTGAAGAGGAAACCGTCGGCTGCGGCGTGGACCTGTCACAGGCGCAGATCTACCAGCACGACAAGCCGGACGAGGACCTCAAGGACGAGCCCGAGCCCGAGAACGTGCCCGATGACGAGCGCTCTCCGTCCTGGCGGCCGCACCTCGCCGGCCGCGGCGTGCTCTTCAAGCGGCGTCACCGCCTGCACGGCCCGCTCGCGCTCTACGGCGGCCGGATCGATCCGGGCAAGGGCTGCGAGGAGCTGATCGAGTACTTCAGCACCTACGTGCAGGAAGGGGGCGACGCCTCGCTCGTGCTGATGGGCGTCAAGCTCATGCCGCTGCCCGAGGAGCCCTTCATCCACTTTGCCGGCCGTCTGCCCGACAACGAGCGGCTGCAGGCGCTGGAAGCCGCGACGGTCGTCGTCGTGCCGTCCCCGTACGAGAGCCTGTCGCTCCTCGCGCTGGAGGCGTTCGCGGTCGGCACTCCCGTGCTGGCCAACGCGCGCAGCGAGGTCCTCGTCGAGCACTGCCAGAAGAGCAACGCCGGACTCTACTACGCGGATCGCGACGAGTTCGTCGAAGCGATGAAGCTGCTCGTGGCGGATCACCGGCTGCGCGCCGCGATGGGGCGCAACGGACGCGCCTACGTGCGCAAGAACTACCGCTGGGACGTGATCATCTCGAAATACGAGCGGATGTTCGCGAAGCTGCGCGGACGGTGACCGGTAGCCGGTAGCCGGTAATGTAATGCCATGCGCACTACCATCGACAAGGCAGGACGCGTGGTCATTCCGGCGCCGATCCGCGGTCGTGCGGGGCTGACTCCCGGCACCGCCCTGGAAGTCACTGCGGACGAGGCCGGCATCCGGATCGAGCGGGTGGCCGCTGGCCCGAAGCTGGTCCGGATTGGCAAGCGCCTCGTGGCGCGACCGACGGTCGGCGCCGACGAA
This genomic window from Vicinamibacterales bacterium contains:
- a CDS encoding glycosyltransferase family 4 protein, giving the protein FRLAALGRQELATLAGRVDLALGDSDFNRQELEALGFERTGVMPIAVNTERITGAPRRPALERILADGLINILFVGRIVPNKRIEDHVRLAEMYKRYVDSYYRFIFVGRYDGVPRYYAQVRALIEQYEMLPDRFWFTGPVPDEDLAAFYRWSDVYVSLSEHEGFCVPLVEAMAADVPIVAYAAGAVPETLGGAGLLFAPKDLEVAAELIGSVVYDREVRGRVLDGQRRRLADFAPDTIQNRLVEVLEQL
- a CDS encoding glycosyltransferase family 4 protein; this encodes MKIAFIVQRYGTEILGGSEYHCRLIAERLAPKHQVEVLTTCAQDYITWKNEYAEGTDRIRGVTVRRFANARTRDIDAFNRYSEWIFTSAHTRDDEMEWLRQQGPWCPALQDYLERNHQQYDILIFFTYLYAPTVLGARVAPHKSILVPTAHDEPAIHLEIYKELFAAPAGVAFNTDVERRFLTTHFSMRAIEEETVGCGVDLSQAQIYQHDKPDEDLKDEPEPENVPDDERSPSWRPHLAGRGVLFKRRHRLHGPLALYGGRIDPGKGCEELIEYFSTYVQEGGDASLVLMGVKLMPLPEEPFIHFAGRLPDNERLQALEAATVVVVPSPYESLSLLALEAFAVGTPVLANARSEVLVEHCQKSNAGLYYADRDEFVEAMKLLVADHRLRAAMGRNGRAYVRKNYRWDVIISKYERMFAKLRGR
- a CDS encoding AbrB/MazE/SpoVT family DNA-binding domain-containing protein, which translates into the protein MRTTIDKAGRVVIPAPIRGRAGLTPGTALEVTADEAGIRIERVAAGPKLVRIGKRLVARPTVGADERPAVDIAALIEDERNRWP